In Gasterosteus aculeatus chromosome 15, fGasAcu3.hap1.1, whole genome shotgun sequence, a single genomic region encodes these proteins:
- the LOC120832535 gene encoding zona pellucida sperm-binding protein 3 isoform X1 yields MKANWYLSILWSVLSLSHLSCALDTDESPFRIRKRTKSKPPGTGDRGPFTKLRLAGTRLGSRGPYLPPPLPPPAPRSVRPGDAEAKTPPDFAYLPDVSVTCSTSDFVVRVKPSFYGLGAGAEELKLGSSCNSNGVLRPYGDLLFTYPLTSCDAVRESPCGYLIYKYVLHYEPSPRRLPGRAHRIDVDIECRYHRNHHVYQLAVQPTWETTVVRKRLKGAPSDFLMELMDDSWSRPVKFQEYQIGKSINLQVSAPNITTTGKVYINTCYATPSSGSTSSLKYAIIDNFGCMLDSKSDPGGSQFISRTDKTLRFSLKAFQFTFDPDTEVNIHCKVFVMAEDPGPAHKSCTYIANRWKALAGDDSVCKCCDSQCVSSKARRALAEGSASSGPLLVSDQPYSAEDSFPPDGEATINHNDELKSDEDLWESPDFVENDYYEEQDYADEEEGGFILGAMPEPDLDELGFQGRVFTDDKEFEVKDSNPFEEDGFEYVVEESDLNQKEAEVARHWVEAAEMFPPEEHLQMLVSEGEENTKHTGGGGGGEDLWTDSEVEWNNDEGQADLLNDGEMTWFFRWR; encoded by the exons ATGAAAGCGAACTGGTACCTCAGCATCTTATGGAGTGTTTTATCACTTAGTCACCTCAGCTGCGCGCTGGACACGGACGAGTCTCCATTTAGGATTAGGAAAAGGACCAAATCCAAACCGCCAGGGACAGGGGACCGGGGACCTTTTACGAAGCTCCGACTTGCAGGCACTCGACTCGGTTCACGGGGGCcttaccttcctcctcctcttcctcctccggcaCCTCGATCCGTGCGTCCGGGAGACGCAGAGGCAAAGACCCCGCCGGACTTTGCGTACCTCCCGGACGTCTCCGTGACCTGCTCCACGTCGGACTTTGTCGTGCGGGTCAAACCGTCTTTCTACGGTCTGGGCGCTGGAGCCGAGGAGCTCAAATTAGGCAGCAGCTGCAACAGCAACGGGGTCCTCAGGCCGTACGGGGACCTGCTCTTCACGTATCCGCTGACGTCTTGCGACGCCGTGCGCGAG TCGCCCTGCGGTTATCTGATCTACAAATATGTGCTCCATTATGAGCCTTCGCCAAGACGTTTACCAGGCAGAGCGCACCGGATCGATGTCGACATTGAATGCCGTTACCACAG GAATCACCATGTGTACCAACTGGCTGTGCAGCCCACATGGGAAACGACTGTTGTGCGTAAAAGGCTGAAGGGGGCTCCAAGTGACTTCCTGATGGAGTTGATGGATg ATTCATGGAGCAGACCAGTCAAGTTCCAAGAGTACCAGATTGGAAAGAGCATTAACTTGCAGGTCTCCGCTCCTAATATCACAACTACTGGGAAAGTCTATATCAACACCTGCTATGCTACACCATCCAGTGGCTCTACATCATCCCTCAAATACGCCATCATTGACAATTTCGG CTGTATGTTGGACAGCAAGAGCGACCCAGGGGGCTCTCAGTTTATCTCTCGGACAGACAAGACCCTGAGATTCTCCCTCAAGGCTTTCCAGTTTACGTTCGACCCGGACACTGAG GTCAATATTCATTGCAAAGTGTTTGTCATGGCGGAGGACCCGGGTCCTGCCCACAAATCATGCACCTACATAGCAAACAG ATGGAAGGCCCTCGCTGGGGATGACTCCGTCTGTAAATGCTGTGATTCACAATGTGTGAGTTCTAAAGCTCGGCGGGCCTTGGCGgaag GTTCTGCCAGCAGTGGTCCACTGTTGGTCTCTGACCAGCCATACTCTGCAGAAGATAGCTTTCCACCAGACGGCGAGGCCACAATAAACCACAACGATGAGCTAAAAAGTGACGAGGACCTTTGGGAAAGTCCAGATTTTGTAGAGAACGATTACTACGAAGAGCAAGACTACgccgatgaagaggagggtggCTTTATCCTTGGAGCGATGCCAGAACCTGATTTGGATGAGTTAGGTTTTCAGGGAAGGGTCTTTACGGACGACAAAGAGTTTGAAGTGAAGGATTCAAATCCGTTCGAAGAGGATGGGTTCGAGTATGTAGTAGAGGAGAGTGATTTGAACCAGAAGGAAGCCGAAGTGGCGCGACATTGGGTGGAGGCGGCGGAAATGTTCCCGCCAGAAGAACACCTACAGATGCTCGTATCTGAAGGTGAAGAAAACACTAAGCAtacaggcggaggaggaggaggagaggatctGTGGACGGACTCTGAGGTGGAGTGGAACAATGATGAAGGCCAGGCAGATTTATTAAATGATGGTGAAATGACCTGGTTTTTCAGATGGAGGTAG
- the LOC120832535 gene encoding zona pellucida sperm-binding protein 3 isoform X2, giving the protein MKANWYLSILWSVLSLSHLSCALDTDESPFRIRKRTKSKPPGTGDRGPFTKLRLAGTRLGSRGPYLPPPLPPPAPRSVRPGDAEAKTPPDFAYLPDVSVTCSTSDFVVRVKPSFYGLGAGAEELKLGSSCNSNGVLRPYGDLLFTYPLTSCDAVRESPCGYLIYKYVLHYEPSPRRLPGRAHRIDVDIECRYHRNHHVYQLAVQPTWETTVVRKRLKGAPSDFLMELMDDSWSRPVKFQEYQIGKSINLQVSAPNITTTGKVYINTCYATPSSGSTSSLKYAIIDNFGCMLDSKSDPGGSQFISRTDKTLRFSLKAFQFTFDPDTEVNIHCKVFVMAEDPGPAHKSCTYIANRFCQQWSTVGL; this is encoded by the exons ATGAAAGCGAACTGGTACCTCAGCATCTTATGGAGTGTTTTATCACTTAGTCACCTCAGCTGCGCGCTGGACACGGACGAGTCTCCATTTAGGATTAGGAAAAGGACCAAATCCAAACCGCCAGGGACAGGGGACCGGGGACCTTTTACGAAGCTCCGACTTGCAGGCACTCGACTCGGTTCACGGGGGCcttaccttcctcctcctcttcctcctccggcaCCTCGATCCGTGCGTCCGGGAGACGCAGAGGCAAAGACCCCGCCGGACTTTGCGTACCTCCCGGACGTCTCCGTGACCTGCTCCACGTCGGACTTTGTCGTGCGGGTCAAACCGTCTTTCTACGGTCTGGGCGCTGGAGCCGAGGAGCTCAAATTAGGCAGCAGCTGCAACAGCAACGGGGTCCTCAGGCCGTACGGGGACCTGCTCTTCACGTATCCGCTGACGTCTTGCGACGCCGTGCGCGAG TCGCCCTGCGGTTATCTGATCTACAAATATGTGCTCCATTATGAGCCTTCGCCAAGACGTTTACCAGGCAGAGCGCACCGGATCGATGTCGACATTGAATGCCGTTACCACAG GAATCACCATGTGTACCAACTGGCTGTGCAGCCCACATGGGAAACGACTGTTGTGCGTAAAAGGCTGAAGGGGGCTCCAAGTGACTTCCTGATGGAGTTGATGGATg ATTCATGGAGCAGACCAGTCAAGTTCCAAGAGTACCAGATTGGAAAGAGCATTAACTTGCAGGTCTCCGCTCCTAATATCACAACTACTGGGAAAGTCTATATCAACACCTGCTATGCTACACCATCCAGTGGCTCTACATCATCCCTCAAATACGCCATCATTGACAATTTCGG CTGTATGTTGGACAGCAAGAGCGACCCAGGGGGCTCTCAGTTTATCTCTCGGACAGACAAGACCCTGAGATTCTCCCTCAAGGCTTTCCAGTTTACGTTCGACCCGGACACTGAG GTCAATATTCATTGCAAAGTGTTTGTCATGGCGGAGGACCCGGGTCCTGCCCACAAATCATGCACCTACATAGCAAACAG GTTCTGCCAGCAGTGGTCCACTGTTGGTCTCTGA
- the LOC120832549 gene encoding sodium-dependent lysophosphatidylcholine symporter 1-B isoform X2, whose product MARGEGAEPHAATLLPIEPLNTEIKTAKPKDQRNRLTAWNKLCYGIGGAPYQITGSALGFFLQIYLLDVAQLDPFHASIILFVGRAWDAVTDPTVGFLVSRSRWTGIGRMMPWILCSTPFAVLTYFLIWYVPPFEQGKVVWYLVFYCLFQSMQTCFHVPYSALTMFISHDQKERDSATAYRMMVEVLGTVLGTAIQGQIVGGATNCPTEPGDVDGGNSTNTSTVSLDETKQAYLIASGAICIIYVLCAVVLFLGVKEQKESGRPKTVLTFSQGLWLVLSYGPYIRLVIGFLFTSLAFMLLEGNFALFITYALGHRKDFQNILLVIMLSGALTIPWWQWFLTRFGKKKAVYFGISWAVPFMVLIVAIKSNLIVSYVVSLAAGVSVAAAFLLPWSMLPDVVDDFKVRNPDVNGHEALFYSFYVFFIKFASGVSLGVSTLSLKFAGYVTGSCSQPEAVSLTLKVLVSPVPIFLIAVGLLILKTYPIDEGRRQSNRKLLQERLDSESETSALGSEV is encoded by the exons ATGGCACGCGGAGAGGGTGCGGAGCCGCACGCTGCGACTTTACTGCCAATCGAGCCTTTAAACACCGAGATCAAGACAGCGAAG CCAAAGGACCAGAGGAATCGTCTGACCGCGTGGAACAAACTGTGCTACGGCATCGGTGGAGCTCCCTACCAGATCACCGGCAGCGCTTTGGGCTTCTTCCTGCAGATCTACCTGCTGGATGTGGCTCAG CTGGATCCCTTTCATGCCTCAATCATCCTCTTTGTGGGCCGGGCATGGGACGCTGTAACAGACCCCACAGTGGGTTTCCTGGTGAGCCGGAGTAGATGGACGGGCATCGGACGAATGATGCCCTG GATCCTTTGCTCTACTCCGTTTGCCGTGCTGACCTACTTCCTGATCTGGTACGTGCCGCCTTTTGAGCAGGGGAAGGTGGTCTGGTACCTGGTCTTTTACTGCCTCTTCCAATCAATGCAGACG TGCTTTCACGTGCCGTACTCGGCGCTCACCATGTTCATCAGCCACGACCAGAAAGAGAGGGACTCCGCCACCGCCTACC GTATGATGGTGGAGGTGCTGGGCACGGTGCTGGGCACAGCGATCCAGGGACAGATAGTAGGCGGAGCCACAAACTGTCCCACCGAGCCGGGTGACGTGGACGGTGGAAACTCAACCAACACGTCCACAGTTTCACTGGACGAGACG AAACAAGCCTACTTGATCGCTTCAGGCGCCATTTGCATCATCTACGTCCTCTGTGCGGTGGTCTTGTTTCTGGGTGTGAAGGAGCAGAAAG AGAGCGGGCGGCCAAAGACAGTGCTCACCTTCAGTCAGGGCCTGTGGCTGGTGCTGAGCTACGGACCGTACATCAGACTAGTCATCGGCTTCCTCTTCACCTCTCTGGCCTTCATG ctgctggagggAAACTTTGCCCTTTTCATCACCTACGCTCTGGGCCATAGGAAAGACTTCCAGAACATTCTACTGGTCATCATG CTTTCCGGGGCTCTAACCATCCCGTGGTGGCAGTGGTTTCTGACCCGGTTCGGGAAGAAGAAAGCGGTTTACTTCGGCATCTCG TGGGCGGTACCCTTCATGGTCCTGATCGTCGCCATCAAGAGCAACCTGATCGTTTCATACGTGGTCTCGCTGGCGGCGGGTGTGAGCGTGGCGGCAGCTTTCCTCCTGCCTTG GTCAATGCTTCCCGATGTAGTGGATGACTTCAAGGTCAGAAACCCGGATGTTAATGGTCACGAAGCCCTCTTCTACTCCTTCTACGTGTTCTTCATCAAGTTCGCCTCTGGAGTGTCCCTGGGTGTCTCCACACTCAGTCTGAA atttGCCGGCTATGTGACTGGCAGCTGCTCACAACCGGAGGCGGTCAGTTTAACGCTGAAGGTGCTGGTCTCTCCTGTGCCGATCTTCCTCATAGCTGTGGGACTGTTGATATTGAAGACGTACCCTATTGACGAAGGAAGGAGGCAGAGCAACCGAAAACTACTGCAGGAAAGGCT GGACTCTGAGTCTGAAACTTCAGCGCTTGGGAGCGAGGTGTAA
- the LOC120832549 gene encoding sodium-dependent lysophosphatidylcholine symporter 1-B isoform X1 has protein sequence MCQVMCLVILCVNVKVKGSTRLVLTVILAARAMAAVSTSRSTMARGEGAEPHAATLLPIEPLNTEIKTAKPKDQRNRLTAWNKLCYGIGGAPYQITGSALGFFLQIYLLDVAQLDPFHASIILFVGRAWDAVTDPTVGFLVSRSRWTGIGRMMPWILCSTPFAVLTYFLIWYVPPFEQGKVVWYLVFYCLFQSMQTCFHVPYSALTMFISHDQKERDSATAYRMMVEVLGTVLGTAIQGQIVGGATNCPTEPGDVDGGNSTNTSTVSLDETKQAYLIASGAICIIYVLCAVVLFLGVKEQKESGRPKTVLTFSQGLWLVLSYGPYIRLVIGFLFTSLAFMLLEGNFALFITYALGHRKDFQNILLVIMLSGALTIPWWQWFLTRFGKKKAVYFGISWAVPFMVLIVAIKSNLIVSYVVSLAAGVSVAAAFLLPWSMLPDVVDDFKVRNPDVNGHEALFYSFYVFFIKFASGVSLGVSTLSLKFAGYVTGSCSQPEAVSLTLKVLVSPVPIFLIAVGLLILKTYPIDEGRRQSNRKLLQERLDSESETSALGSEV, from the exons ATGTGTCAAGTTATGTGCCTTGTGATACTCTGCGTGAATGTGAAAGTGAAAGGGTCTACACGACTGGTACTCACTGTGATACTGGCAGCGAGGGCAATGGCAGCAGTTTCAACCTCCAGAAG CACGATGGCACGCGGAGAGGGTGCGGAGCCGCACGCTGCGACTTTACTGCCAATCGAGCCTTTAAACACCGAGATCAAGACAGCGAAG CCAAAGGACCAGAGGAATCGTCTGACCGCGTGGAACAAACTGTGCTACGGCATCGGTGGAGCTCCCTACCAGATCACCGGCAGCGCTTTGGGCTTCTTCCTGCAGATCTACCTGCTGGATGTGGCTCAG CTGGATCCCTTTCATGCCTCAATCATCCTCTTTGTGGGCCGGGCATGGGACGCTGTAACAGACCCCACAGTGGGTTTCCTGGTGAGCCGGAGTAGATGGACGGGCATCGGACGAATGATGCCCTG GATCCTTTGCTCTACTCCGTTTGCCGTGCTGACCTACTTCCTGATCTGGTACGTGCCGCCTTTTGAGCAGGGGAAGGTGGTCTGGTACCTGGTCTTTTACTGCCTCTTCCAATCAATGCAGACG TGCTTTCACGTGCCGTACTCGGCGCTCACCATGTTCATCAGCCACGACCAGAAAGAGAGGGACTCCGCCACCGCCTACC GTATGATGGTGGAGGTGCTGGGCACGGTGCTGGGCACAGCGATCCAGGGACAGATAGTAGGCGGAGCCACAAACTGTCCCACCGAGCCGGGTGACGTGGACGGTGGAAACTCAACCAACACGTCCACAGTTTCACTGGACGAGACG AAACAAGCCTACTTGATCGCTTCAGGCGCCATTTGCATCATCTACGTCCTCTGTGCGGTGGTCTTGTTTCTGGGTGTGAAGGAGCAGAAAG AGAGCGGGCGGCCAAAGACAGTGCTCACCTTCAGTCAGGGCCTGTGGCTGGTGCTGAGCTACGGACCGTACATCAGACTAGTCATCGGCTTCCTCTTCACCTCTCTGGCCTTCATG ctgctggagggAAACTTTGCCCTTTTCATCACCTACGCTCTGGGCCATAGGAAAGACTTCCAGAACATTCTACTGGTCATCATG CTTTCCGGGGCTCTAACCATCCCGTGGTGGCAGTGGTTTCTGACCCGGTTCGGGAAGAAGAAAGCGGTTTACTTCGGCATCTCG TGGGCGGTACCCTTCATGGTCCTGATCGTCGCCATCAAGAGCAACCTGATCGTTTCATACGTGGTCTCGCTGGCGGCGGGTGTGAGCGTGGCGGCAGCTTTCCTCCTGCCTTG GTCAATGCTTCCCGATGTAGTGGATGACTTCAAGGTCAGAAACCCGGATGTTAATGGTCACGAAGCCCTCTTCTACTCCTTCTACGTGTTCTTCATCAAGTTCGCCTCTGGAGTGTCCCTGGGTGTCTCCACACTCAGTCTGAA atttGCCGGCTATGTGACTGGCAGCTGCTCACAACCGGAGGCGGTCAGTTTAACGCTGAAGGTGCTGGTCTCTCCTGTGCCGATCTTCCTCATAGCTGTGGGACTGTTGATATTGAAGACGTACCCTATTGACGAAGGAAGGAGGCAGAGCAACCGAAAACTACTGCAGGAAAGGCT GGACTCTGAGTCTGAAACTTCAGCGCTTGGGAGCGAGGTGTAA
- the LOC120832549 gene encoding sodium-dependent lysophosphatidylcholine symporter 1-B isoform X3, whose amino-acid sequence MMPWILCSTPFAVLTYFLIWYVPPFEQGKVVWYLVFYCLFQSMQTCFHVPYSALTMFISHDQKERDSATAYRMMVEVLGTVLGTAIQGQIVGGATNCPTEPGDVDGGNSTNTSTVSLDETKQAYLIASGAICIIYVLCAVVLFLGVKEQKESGRPKTVLTFSQGLWLVLSYGPYIRLVIGFLFTSLAFMLLEGNFALFITYALGHRKDFQNILLVIMLSGALTIPWWQWFLTRFGKKKAVYFGISWAVPFMVLIVAIKSNLIVSYVVSLAAGVSVAAAFLLPWSMLPDVVDDFKVRNPDVNGHEALFYSFYVFFIKFASGVSLGVSTLSLKFAGYVTGSCSQPEAVSLTLKVLVSPVPIFLIAVGLLILKTYPIDEGRRQSNRKLLQERLDSESETSALGSEV is encoded by the exons ATGATGCCCTG GATCCTTTGCTCTACTCCGTTTGCCGTGCTGACCTACTTCCTGATCTGGTACGTGCCGCCTTTTGAGCAGGGGAAGGTGGTCTGGTACCTGGTCTTTTACTGCCTCTTCCAATCAATGCAGACG TGCTTTCACGTGCCGTACTCGGCGCTCACCATGTTCATCAGCCACGACCAGAAAGAGAGGGACTCCGCCACCGCCTACC GTATGATGGTGGAGGTGCTGGGCACGGTGCTGGGCACAGCGATCCAGGGACAGATAGTAGGCGGAGCCACAAACTGTCCCACCGAGCCGGGTGACGTGGACGGTGGAAACTCAACCAACACGTCCACAGTTTCACTGGACGAGACG AAACAAGCCTACTTGATCGCTTCAGGCGCCATTTGCATCATCTACGTCCTCTGTGCGGTGGTCTTGTTTCTGGGTGTGAAGGAGCAGAAAG AGAGCGGGCGGCCAAAGACAGTGCTCACCTTCAGTCAGGGCCTGTGGCTGGTGCTGAGCTACGGACCGTACATCAGACTAGTCATCGGCTTCCTCTTCACCTCTCTGGCCTTCATG ctgctggagggAAACTTTGCCCTTTTCATCACCTACGCTCTGGGCCATAGGAAAGACTTCCAGAACATTCTACTGGTCATCATG CTTTCCGGGGCTCTAACCATCCCGTGGTGGCAGTGGTTTCTGACCCGGTTCGGGAAGAAGAAAGCGGTTTACTTCGGCATCTCG TGGGCGGTACCCTTCATGGTCCTGATCGTCGCCATCAAGAGCAACCTGATCGTTTCATACGTGGTCTCGCTGGCGGCGGGTGTGAGCGTGGCGGCAGCTTTCCTCCTGCCTTG GTCAATGCTTCCCGATGTAGTGGATGACTTCAAGGTCAGAAACCCGGATGTTAATGGTCACGAAGCCCTCTTCTACTCCTTCTACGTGTTCTTCATCAAGTTCGCCTCTGGAGTGTCCCTGGGTGTCTCCACACTCAGTCTGAA atttGCCGGCTATGTGACTGGCAGCTGCTCACAACCGGAGGCGGTCAGTTTAACGCTGAAGGTGCTGGTCTCTCCTGTGCCGATCTTCCTCATAGCTGTGGGACTGTTGATATTGAAGACGTACCCTATTGACGAAGGAAGGAGGCAGAGCAACCGAAAACTACTGCAGGAAAGGCT GGACTCTGAGTCTGAAACTTCAGCGCTTGGGAGCGAGGTGTAA
- the LOC120832565 gene encoding protein L-Myc-1b: MDYYHHHYFVDDYDREQDFYQSTAPSEDIWKKFELLPTPPMSPTRTLSAGALHLSPGDKLSWRSKVPGPDEESEGQFIPDAAGKLFGNLSSIIIRDCMWSGFSASKQLEKVKAQAASPPGAAQLCVRPSRAQCVSPGAPLAALATDCVDPAAVLTFPTTGCRKPASSGSESRSDSSDDEEEIDVVTVENKQNRVRLVNARKPVTIAARADSCLRRFHMSVHRQQHNYAARSPDSDLEDDDDEDDDEEEEEEDEDDDDDEYAEEPPSKRTRTSPGQQTDVSRPGSSSESPLSSDAEDTDRRRNHNFLERKRRNDLRSRFLALRDQVPGLVSAKTPKVAILTHATEYLSDLHAREKRQLQEKKRLKTRQQQLMRRLSELKRS; this comes from the exons ATggactactaccaccaccactaCTTCGTCGACGACTACGACCGAGAGCAGGATTTCTACCAATCGACCGCGCCGAGCGAGGACATATGGAAAAAGTTCGAGCTGCTGCCCACCCCTCCCATGTCGCCCACCCGGACCCTGAGCGCCGGCGCGCTGCACCTCTCGCCGGGGGACAAGCTCAGCTGGCGGTCCAAAGTCCCCGGGCCGGACGAGGAGTCCGAGGGGCAGTTCATCCCCGACGCGGCGGGCAAGCTGTTCGGCAACCTCAGCTCCATCATCATCCGGGACTGCATGTGGAGCGGCTTCTCCGCCAGCAAGCAGCTGGAGAAGGTCAAGGCGCAGGCCGCGTCCCCCCCGGGGGCGGCCCAGCTCTGCGTGAGACCGAGCCGGGCGCAGTGCGTCTCCCCCGGCGCGCCGCTCGCCGCCCTGGCGACGGACTGCGTGGACCCGGCGGCCGTGCTCACCTTCCCGACGACGGGCTGCAGGAAGCCGGCGTCGTCCGGCTCGGAGTCCCGCTCCGATTCCTCCG ATGACGAAGAGGAAATCGACGTGGTCACCGTGGAGAACAAGCAGAACCGGGTGCGGCTGGTGAACGCCAGGAAACCGGTGACCATCGCGGCCCGGGCCGACTCCTGCCTCAGGCGCTTCCACATGTCCGTCCACCGGCAGCAGCACAACTACGCCGCCCGCTCGCCAGACAGCGACCTtgaggacgacgacgatgaggatgacgatgaagaagaagaagaggaggatgaagatgatgatgatgatgagtatGCAGAGGAGCCTCCAAGCAAGCGCACCCGCACGTCACCCGGCCAGCAGACGGACGTCTCCcggcccggctcctcctccgAGAGCCCGCTGTCCTCGGACGCGGAGGACACCGACCGCCGGCGCAACCACAACTTCCTCGAGCGCAAGAGGAGGAACGACCTGCGCTCCCGCTTCCTGGCCCTGCGCGATCAGGTCCCCGGCCTGGTGTCGGCCAAGACCCCGAAGGTGGCGATCCTGACCCACGCCACGGAGTACCTGTCGGACCTGCACGCCAGAGAGAAGcggcagctgcaggagaagaagcgGCTCAAGACgcgacagcagcagctcatgCGCAGGTTATCCGAGCTGAAGCGCTCGTGA